From Chlamydiifrater volucris, one genomic window encodes:
- a CDS encoding protein-disulfide reductase DsbD family protein, producing the protein MSKIKSYLATFWGLLLVFAPTVSQGKEFFAETNSSKATLISESAHISEGQAFHLAVKLKVPEGGHIYWKNPGEIGQPLEISWEIPQEFRISEEFWPCPEIFKEADITSYGYTGSVLVIAKIIPAERLVEGKHYIFKAKANWLACASSCEPEAAEMKLSLQASSLAPKLNNDSAADFAQTLLSLPRIIDREKESLVAIREEEKITISLQSSIAAKICGAEFIPETRDQAVDYSSEQLFSSKDGEKFTLVVKTTPGSEQVSFVKGILLLKDEGGNVAQALAVNTNFDEKMPGLVEVSDLISSSFLLILASAFLGGLLLNIMPCVLPLITLKVYSLVKSSGEHNCSVVKNSLAFVCGVIGCFWALGAAAALLKLLGHNIGWGFQLQDPTFLMILILSMFLFSLSSLGLFELGAIFVNLGSHYDSSRKRSGWAGSFFNGVLATLITTPCTGPFLGSVLGLVMSLPIVKQISIFTSMGLGMSSPYLVLALFPRLLVLLPKPGAWMGTFKQITGFLLMATVVWLIWIFSVETNVEAVNLLLVALLVAAFAVWILGRWGLPITPRRKRCFAITVSVVILGFSLFLGVKASWTEKDRTAPSFPNAGWEKFSREKVEKYQSQGRGVFVHFTAKWCLTCQVNKPVLYAPEAQRFFKSRNIVTMEADWTKKDSAVTEELARLGRASVPTYAYYPPGRYSKPILLPQNLSQKVIETTIDSVT; encoded by the coding sequence ATGTCCAAAATAAAATCTTATCTAGCAACATTTTGGGGTCTTCTTCTTGTCTTTGCCCCTACAGTTTCTCAGGGAAAAGAATTTTTTGCCGAAACGAATTCGTCGAAGGCTACTCTTATTTCTGAGTCCGCGCATATTTCTGAAGGGCAAGCTTTTCATTTAGCTGTTAAGTTGAAAGTCCCCGAAGGTGGGCACATATATTGGAAAAATCCTGGGGAAATTGGGCAACCTCTGGAAATATCCTGGGAGATTCCTCAAGAGTTTCGTATTTCCGAAGAGTTTTGGCCTTGCCCAGAAATTTTTAAGGAAGCAGATATAACGAGTTATGGATACACGGGGTCTGTTTTAGTTATAGCGAAAATTATTCCCGCAGAAAGGTTAGTGGAGGGTAAGCATTATATTTTTAAAGCTAAGGCAAACTGGTTGGCTTGTGCCAGTAGCTGCGAGCCAGAAGCGGCAGAAATGAAGTTGTCTCTGCAAGCAAGTTCTTTGGCTCCTAAACTTAACAATGACAGCGCGGCAGATTTTGCCCAAACGCTCCTATCCCTACCTCGAATTATAGATAGAGAAAAGGAGTCTCTTGTAGCTATCAGAGAGGAGGAGAAAATTACTATCTCCTTACAAAGTTCTATAGCAGCCAAGATTTGTGGTGCTGAATTTATCCCAGAGACTAGAGACCAAGCCGTTGATTATTCTAGTGAGCAATTATTCTCTTCTAAAGACGGAGAAAAATTTACTCTAGTGGTAAAAACAACACCAGGTTCAGAGCAAGTTTCTTTTGTTAAAGGAATCCTGCTATTGAAGGATGAGGGGGGGAATGTTGCTCAAGCCCTGGCTGTAAACACAAATTTTGATGAAAAAATGCCCGGACTTGTGGAAGTTTCAGACTTAATTTCGTCGTCCTTCTTACTCATTCTAGCTTCTGCATTCCTAGGAGGATTACTATTAAACATTATGCCTTGTGTTTTGCCTTTGATTACTCTTAAGGTGTACAGTTTAGTAAAATCCTCTGGTGAACATAATTGTTCTGTGGTGAAAAATAGCTTAGCCTTTGTTTGTGGTGTTATCGGATGTTTTTGGGCTTTGGGCGCAGCAGCGGCTCTACTTAAGTTGTTAGGCCATAACATAGGGTGGGGTTTTCAGCTGCAAGATCCGACATTCTTAATGATTCTTATTTTGTCGATGTTTTTATTTTCTCTAAGTTCCTTAGGCTTATTTGAATTGGGGGCGATTTTTGTTAACTTAGGTAGCCATTATGATTCTTCTAGAAAACGTTCCGGATGGGCAGGTTCTTTTTTCAACGGCGTTTTGGCTACGCTAATCACTACTCCTTGTACCGGCCCCTTTCTTGGTTCAGTGCTAGGATTGGTAATGTCTCTGCCGATTGTCAAACAAATAAGTATTTTCACCAGTATGGGACTAGGAATGTCTTCGCCATATCTTGTGCTAGCTCTGTTTCCTAGACTGCTTGTTCTCCTGCCAAAACCTGGTGCTTGGATGGGAACATTTAAACAAATCACTGGGTTTTTGTTGATGGCTACCGTGGTTTGGTTGATTTGGATTTTTAGTGTGGAAACAAATGTTGAAGCTGTTAATCTTCTGTTAGTTGCTCTCCTGGTTGCTGCTTTTGCTGTGTGGATTTTGGGCCGATGGGGTTTGCCAATTACGCCCAGAAGGAAGAGATGCTTTGCTATTACTGTCTCAGTCGTGATATTGGGTTTTTCTTTGTTCTTAGGGGTGAAAGCTTCTTGGACTGAGAAAGATAGAACTGCCCCTTCCTTCCCTAACGCTGGGTGGGAAAAGTTTTCTAGAGAGAAAGTGGAAAAGTATCAAAGCCAGGGGCGAGGAGTTTTTGTTCATTTTACTGCTAAATGGTGTTTAACTTGCCAAGTGAACAAGCCAGTATTATATGCCCCAGAAGCCCAGCGCTTTTTCAAGAGTCGCAATATTGTAACCATGGAAGCCGATTGGACAAAAAAAGATTCTGCAGTTACTGAAGAATTAGCTCGATTGGGTAGAGCTAGCGTGCCTACTTACGCTTATTACCCTCCAGGGAGATATTCAAAGCCTATCCTTTTGCC
- a CDS encoding OmpA family protein yields MKIYHLFFSLLVTSLLLSSCGMPAWQDNCCGGCHGIPRKGHRSQFAFVPFYEEEDLAQGKVGDYDVKEEQLYKQAPKATNSFRNITFATDSYTIKGENNLAILQSLVQYLKKNSKTTLFIEGHTDERGAAAYNLSLGSRRANSVKEYLIKQGISSNRLLTVSYGKEHPVHPGHNELAWQQNRRTEFKIHAG; encoded by the coding sequence ATGAAAATATACCACCTATTCTTTAGCCTACTAGTTACCAGTCTTCTTCTATCCTCTTGCGGCATGCCTGCGTGGCAGGACAATTGTTGTGGGGGATGCCATGGGATTCCACGAAAGGGGCATCGTTCTCAATTTGCTTTTGTTCCTTTTTACGAGGAAGAGGATCTTGCCCAAGGCAAAGTTGGTGATTACGATGTCAAAGAGGAACAACTTTATAAACAAGCCCCTAAAGCTACCAACTCTTTCAGAAACATTACCTTTGCTACAGATAGTTACACTATAAAGGGGGAGAATAACTTAGCTATCCTGCAAAGTTTGGTTCAATACTTAAAGAAAAACTCAAAGACTACCTTGTTTATAGAGGGGCACACCGATGAGCGCGGTGCGGCGGCTTACAATTTATCATTGGGATCTCGAAGAGCTAATTCAGTGAAAGAATATCTTATCAAACAAGGGATATCCTCCAATCGTCTTTTAACTGTCTCTTACGGAAAAGAACATCCCGTTCATCCCGGACATAATGAGCTTGCCTGGCAACAAAATCGTCGCACGGAGTTCAAGATTCATGCGGGCTAA
- the tolB gene encoding Tol-Pal system protein TolB has product MRSFLSFIVTCLLQLLPFSSSLAKELEVSVRTEARSVPVNVVLDFSVSQTQADNKRNYSEQLFEIFKRDLAAGDRLAPVASKNNASDPSLKVLLRIRYPEISVSCFFSGKMKEDFTFPPQLLSGVLGEDRKKVHLVADAVHEALTGIPGICSGVILFTLSNTCQQNEELLKQGELWTIDYDGANLAQKTEEKSLSVTPKFIRSPSKSCPYLYVSYKTGVPKIFINTFDKSQGQRVVSLRGNQLMPDISCHKNKLVFVSDINGNPDIFLQPFSLTSGALGKPFPLLNASFGTQGNPTFSPDGTKILFVSNKDGSPRIYVMPIEPELSTPYLLTKRYRNCSCPTWSNNGQFVAFCAVVKGTRQIFVHDLTTKEDLQLTFSPENKENPSWAKDDRHLVFSSGSSDKSDIYLLSVFTKKITKITSGPGEKRFPSWGAFASQPKRLL; this is encoded by the coding sequence ATGAGAAGTTTTTTGTCCTTCATAGTCACCTGTTTGCTGCAGCTTCTTCCTTTTTCCTCCTCTCTTGCTAAAGAGTTAGAGGTTTCGGTAAGAACAGAGGCTCGTTCCGTTCCTGTAAATGTAGTTTTAGATTTTTCTGTTTCCCAAACACAGGCTGATAATAAGCGTAATTATTCAGAACAGTTGTTTGAAATTTTTAAAAGAGATCTTGCTGCGGGGGATCGGTTAGCTCCTGTTGCTTCCAAAAATAATGCTTCTGATCCATCCTTGAAGGTCTTATTGAGGATACGTTACCCAGAAATTTCAGTGTCTTGTTTTTTTTCTGGGAAAATGAAGGAAGACTTCACATTCCCTCCTCAGTTACTTTCTGGAGTCCTCGGAGAAGATCGAAAGAAGGTTCATCTCGTTGCTGATGCCGTCCATGAAGCTCTCACAGGGATTCCGGGCATTTGTTCTGGAGTTATTCTCTTTACCCTAAGTAATACTTGCCAACAAAATGAAGAACTCTTGAAACAGGGAGAACTTTGGACTATCGATTACGATGGAGCCAATTTAGCCCAAAAAACAGAAGAGAAATCTCTTTCTGTCACCCCTAAATTTATTCGCTCTCCCTCAAAGTCCTGTCCCTACTTATATGTCTCTTATAAGACAGGCGTGCCCAAAATTTTTATCAATACTTTCGATAAATCTCAGGGACAACGTGTAGTATCTCTGAGGGGCAACCAGTTGATGCCAGATATTTCTTGTCACAAAAATAAGCTTGTTTTTGTTTCAGACATCAATGGAAATCCAGATATCTTTTTACAACCATTTTCCTTAACTTCCGGTGCTCTTGGGAAACCTTTTCCTTTGCTGAATGCTTCTTTCGGCACACAAGGCAATCCGACTTTCAGTCCTGACGGTACCAAGATATTATTTGTTTCAAATAAAGACGGCTCTCCAAGAATTTATGTTATGCCTATAGAGCCAGAATTGAGCACTCCTTATCTACTCACCAAACGCTACCGCAACTGTAGTTGCCCAACTTGGTCTAATAACGGACAATTTGTAGCTTTTTGTGCGGTAGTCAAGGGTACACGCCAAATATTTGTACACGATTTAACGACGAAAGAAGATTTGCAACTAACCTTTTCTCCAGAAAATAAAGAAAATCCTTCATGGGCAAAAGATGACCGTCACTTGGTGTTTAGTTCCGGATCTTCGGATAAGTCAGATATTTATTTGCTTAGCGTTTTTACTAAAAAAATAACTAAAATTACTTCAGGACCAGGAGAAAAACGCTTTCCCTCCTGGGGAGCCTTTGCGAGTCAACCAAAGAGATTATTATGA
- a CDS encoding ExbD/TolR family protein, with translation MKRFLFTSKEEDEPSVNLTPLIDVVFVILMTFMVSVPFIRLDSVTLCPSLTKNTSSPEQKSPEIVLRVFANNTVTVNDQEIDLSSLSAKLKALKQQFPSAIPLLLHDEKASFGTYRRVKDQVETVGFKDLHVALRSS, from the coding sequence ATGAAACGATTCCTATTTACTTCCAAGGAGGAAGACGAGCCTTCTGTGAATCTCACTCCACTAATAGATGTTGTTTTTGTCATTCTCATGACATTTATGGTTTCTGTCCCTTTTATTCGCTTGGATTCTGTGACCCTCTGCCCTTCATTAACAAAAAATACATCTTCTCCTGAACAAAAATCACCAGAAATAGTCCTTCGAGTTTTTGCCAACAATACAGTCACTGTAAACGATCAAGAAATAGATCTGTCTTCCTTGTCAGCAAAATTAAAAGCTTTAAAGCAACAATTTCCTAGCGCTATTCCTCTCCTCTTGCATGATGAAAAAGCCTCTTTTGGAACTTACAGAAGAGTAAAGGACCAAGTGGAAACAGTTGGATTTAAAGATCTCCACGTAGCTTTGAGGAGTTCGTGA
- a CDS encoding MotA/TolQ/ExbB proton channel family protein, giving the protein MILLAQNPVFYAYKEAGFFGKAIFLLLLLISVFTWIILQQKITVQQNFRKSGRNLKEFLIKNRNTPLSLDIHPEISPFADLYYTLKRGTLELLDKNRAASPDKGPVLSSEDILSLENLFGVVMPKYRSLLGRNNFIPATAISVAPFLGLLGTVWGILEAFSGMGTSNGETLMAGIATALGTTVAGLLVAAPSLITYNYLKAQENALTFEIEQTAYLLLNAISVKYRQNTL; this is encoded by the coding sequence ATGATACTTTTGGCCCAAAATCCCGTTTTTTATGCTTATAAAGAGGCTGGCTTCTTCGGAAAAGCAATATTTTTATTACTACTACTAATCTCCGTCTTCACGTGGATAATTTTGCAGCAAAAGATCACTGTCCAACAAAATTTTCGTAAGTCAGGCAGAAACCTTAAAGAATTTCTAATAAAAAACCGCAATACTCCTCTCTCTCTGGATATTCATCCGGAGATCAGCCCCTTCGCCGACTTGTACTACACTCTAAAGAGAGGAACGCTTGAATTACTGGATAAAAACCGAGCAGCTTCTCCTGACAAAGGTCCTGTTCTTTCTAGCGAAGATATTCTATCTTTGGAAAACCTCTTCGGCGTAGTCATGCCTAAATATCGTTCCTTACTAGGGAGAAATAATTTTATTCCAGCAACTGCTATTAGCGTGGCTCCTTTTCTTGGGCTTCTGGGGACCGTATGGGGAATCTTAGAGGCTTTTTCTGGGATGGGAACCTCAAACGGAGAAACACTAATGGCAGGGATAGCAACGGCTTTAGGTACAACAGTAGCAGGTTTGTTAGTAGCCGCTCCTTCTTTGATCACCTACAACTACTTAAAAGCGCAGGAAAATGCCCTAACTTTTGAGATTGAACAAACTGCCTACCTGCTTCTAAATGCTATCTCTGTGAAGTACAGGCAAAATACTCTTTAA
- a CDS encoding LysM peptidoglycan-binding domain-containing protein gives MRAKKFLRVAIICILTGSLEIVAAKESKKVPISQLLEAELEELELKFSHHEAELSLLSDRLDDLEAKISSSLLKDKNSLQPKITCLEAEQKKLKATVTALASSLKETQTCLYDKLKALGDNHELLLKDMKLLRRSLASLIDGSTPGEYPEIICESSKRFYTVQKGDSLWTISKKFQISPKELKKINKLNSDDIYAGQRLCLTSEKKDK, from the coding sequence ATGCGGGCTAAAAAATTCTTAAGAGTTGCCATAATTTGTATTTTAACAGGATCTTTAGAAATCGTTGCAGCTAAAGAATCTAAGAAAGTCCCTATCTCTCAGTTGCTAGAAGCTGAACTGGAAGAGTTGGAGCTTAAGTTTTCGCACCATGAGGCAGAGCTCTCTCTGCTTTCAGATCGTTTGGACGATTTAGAGGCAAAAATTTCTTCATCATTGCTAAAAGACAAAAATTCTTTGCAGCCTAAAATTACTTGTCTAGAGGCGGAACAAAAGAAACTAAAAGCAACTGTAACAGCTTTAGCTTCCTCTCTAAAAGAGACTCAGACCTGTCTATACGACAAGCTTAAGGCCTTGGGAGATAATCATGAGCTTTTACTGAAAGACATGAAACTCCTCCGACGCTCCTTGGCCTCGCTGATAGATGGCTCAACGCCTGGAGAGTATCCCGAGATTATTTGCGAAAGTTCTAAAAGGTTTTATACGGTTCAAAAGGGTGATAGTCTTTGGACCATATCTAAAAAATTTCAAATTTCCCCTAAAGAGTTAAAAAAAATTAATAAACTTAATTCCGATGATATCTATGCTGGTCAAAGACTTTGTTTAACTTCAGAAAAAAAAGACAAATAA